One part of the Sporosarcina ureae genome encodes these proteins:
- a CDS encoding type I restriction endonuclease subunit R, with protein MTKIPHNDEEEVERRLIEVLGEGHNQWNYRPDLKSEDDLWKNLRQKIIQNNLAEIGGTPLTDAEFDTIKTELLLKTKTPFEAAKWLKGENGIARITIEREDVSIGAMSLVLYSNQDIGGGISTYEVVHQIAKGKASVEDRDRRFDVTLLINGLPIVQIELKQATAKDGVYQAYNQIKKYAEEGLFRNNIFSTLQLFVISNEQTTRYFANAMPKDMHKKFVFSWRTTDNRKVDNLYEFVKQVLNIPDAHRLIANYTIVSEDQDNKALMVLHSYQIHAIEALFTSAMKHQSGYVWHATGSGKTLTSFVSTKLLARKAGVDRTVMLIDRKDLDNQTTSEFTKFASEYNTGISSGTAKSNSLIVGTGSSKELSDTLLSSANSNTVIITTRQKLEAALRYAERQEEQKGSQRFKKLMGQHIVFIVDECHRALSAEGMEAIKEFFPNSTWFGFTGTPIFDENKKQAKGRLARTTRDQYGEVLHTYTIKNALDDGAVLGFQVEHEDTIEPVSLTNYIFAQLRAKEKYAALSDNEVNDEIDKMTRIERETYIEPSSYEQDEHIQKVLHKIFRPDNAYTKFDFENGRPQKSAILTTSSIAMAKRYYHAIKDMTSDPDWLTKEFAGHPIRTGRTIDDRDFPRVAITYSLQENEEDSKENQDEMKEIIKDYNAYYGTSWSIEDINRYNGDINNRLARKRAEFKQLGKQVDLVIVVDRLLTGFDAPTIQTLFVDRNLSYANLIQAFSRTNRTYPGKKKGLIVTFRKPATMEYNVNEATKLYSRAQEETNLVYPSYKDSKKRFKKAHSSFTASVPNPESIDEHSPIAERIEFVKAFQELNNAYEALVTYDDYNDDMEKSQALQDQVKVLEDYVGIYNTVKGSLTDEREPGNPDDDPDFSGIEFYGDNAIKLYDIDSTYIDRLLETYAANSPDIREEIEKALQKLNKSDVVKNVYTDILNAIDAKEVDEDEDIFAVKRRYFTSAYDEAIETQSNAWFVKEDQLHLSAIQYTVGSDTIPNIRGILDSKEFDKYKAENPGAKPLKYGPEMKRDWIHVLNEVIVPLGDELR; from the coding sequence ATGACGAAGATTCCTCATAACGATGAAGAAGAAGTAGAACGTCGCTTGATTGAAGTCTTGGGAGAAGGACACAACCAATGGAATTACCGCCCCGACCTCAAGTCGGAAGACGATCTATGGAAGAACTTACGGCAAAAGATTATTCAGAATAACTTAGCGGAGATCGGTGGAACTCCATTGACTGATGCGGAGTTCGATACGATCAAGACAGAACTACTGCTGAAAACGAAGACGCCTTTTGAAGCGGCGAAGTGGCTGAAGGGGGAGAATGGCATTGCCCGTATTACGATCGAACGGGAAGATGTTTCGATCGGGGCGATGTCGTTGGTTCTGTACTCCAATCAAGATATAGGAGGCGGAATCTCTACATACGAGGTCGTTCATCAGATTGCGAAAGGAAAAGCGAGTGTAGAGGATCGGGACCGTCGATTTGATGTCACGTTATTGATCAATGGCTTGCCGATCGTGCAAATCGAGTTGAAACAAGCGACTGCGAAAGATGGCGTCTATCAAGCCTATAATCAAATCAAGAAGTATGCAGAAGAAGGATTGTTCCGGAATAACATCTTTTCTACATTGCAATTGTTTGTTATATCGAATGAACAAACAACGCGTTATTTTGCGAATGCCATGCCGAAAGATATGCACAAGAAGTTCGTCTTCAGTTGGCGTACGACGGACAATCGAAAAGTGGACAATCTCTATGAGTTCGTCAAGCAAGTCCTCAATATACCGGATGCGCATCGGTTGATCGCGAACTATACGATTGTTAGTGAAGACCAAGACAACAAAGCATTGATGGTGCTGCATTCCTATCAAATTCATGCAATTGAGGCGTTATTTACGTCGGCAATGAAGCACCAATCAGGCTATGTCTGGCACGCGACAGGCTCTGGAAAGACGTTGACGAGCTTTGTATCGACCAAGCTACTCGCAAGAAAAGCGGGTGTCGATCGTACGGTCATGTTGATTGACCGGAAAGACTTAGACAATCAAACGACGAGTGAATTTACGAAGTTTGCGTCGGAATATAATACGGGTATTTCATCGGGCACAGCGAAGTCGAATAGTTTAATTGTCGGAACAGGTAGCTCCAAAGAGTTGAGTGACACGTTGCTGTCGAGTGCCAATTCCAATACGGTCATTATCACGACGCGTCAAAAGTTGGAAGCGGCTTTGCGCTATGCGGAGAGACAAGAAGAACAAAAAGGGTCGCAACGTTTCAAGAAACTGATGGGCCAGCATATTGTGTTTATTGTCGATGAATGTCACCGTGCGTTAAGCGCTGAGGGGATGGAAGCGATCAAGGAATTCTTCCCCAACTCTACGTGGTTCGGCTTTACGGGCACCCCGATCTTTGACGAGAACAAGAAACAAGCAAAAGGTCGGTTGGCGCGTACAACACGTGACCAGTACGGTGAAGTGTTGCATACGTACACGATTAAAAATGCCCTCGATGATGGAGCGGTATTAGGCTTTCAAGTTGAACATGAAGATACGATCGAACCTGTCTCGTTGACCAACTATATCTTTGCCCAATTGCGTGCGAAAGAGAAATACGCAGCGCTAAGTGACAATGAAGTAAATGATGAAATCGATAAAATGACCCGAATCGAACGGGAAACATATATCGAACCTTCATCCTATGAACAGGACGAGCATATTCAAAAGGTCTTGCATAAGATATTCCGTCCCGATAACGCCTATACGAAATTTGACTTTGAAAACGGGAGACCCCAGAAGTCTGCCATATTAACAACCAGCTCGATTGCGATGGCGAAACGATACTATCATGCGATCAAGGACATGACGAGTGACCCGGATTGGCTCACGAAGGAATTCGCCGGCCATCCGATTCGAACAGGTCGTACCATTGACGATCGGGATTTCCCGCGAGTGGCCATCACGTATTCATTGCAGGAAAATGAAGAAGACTCCAAAGAGAATCAAGACGAGATGAAAGAAATCATCAAGGATTACAACGCGTATTACGGAACGTCTTGGTCGATAGAAGATATTAATCGGTACAATGGCGATATCAACAACCGACTTGCGCGTAAGAGAGCCGAATTTAAACAGTTGGGGAAGCAAGTCGATTTAGTCATTGTTGTCGATCGACTGTTAACAGGATTTGATGCGCCTACGATTCAAACGCTATTTGTCGACCGCAACCTCAGCTATGCGAACTTGATTCAAGCATTTTCCCGAACGAATCGTACGTATCCAGGGAAAAAGAAAGGCTTGATTGTCACATTCAGAAAACCGGCGACGATGGAATACAATGTGAACGAAGCAACTAAACTGTACTCGCGAGCACAAGAAGAGACCAATCTAGTGTATCCGTCATACAAAGACTCAAAGAAACGCTTCAAAAAAGCCCATTCGTCCTTTACTGCATCAGTACCGAATCCTGAAAGTATCGACGAACATTCACCGATAGCAGAACGCATCGAGTTCGTCAAAGCCTTCCAAGAGCTGAATAATGCCTATGAAGCGCTCGTTACGTACGATGACTACAACGACGACATGGAGAAATCACAAGCGCTTCAAGACCAAGTGAAAGTGCTGGAGGATTATGTCGGAATCTACAATACCGTAAAAGGTTCACTGACAGATGAAAGGGAACCGGGGAATCCCGATGACGATCCCGATTTTTCAGGAATCGAGTTCTATGGAGATAACGCGATTAAGTTGTATGATATCGACTCGACCTATATCGACCGCTTACTGGAAACCTACGCAGCGAACAGCCCAGACATCCGGGAAGAAATCGAAAAAGCGCTTCAGAAACTGAATAAGTCGGATGTCGTGAAAAATGTCTATACAGATATTCTGAATGCCATTGACGCCAAGGAAGTGGACGAAGATGAAGACATTTTCGCTGTCAAGCGACGTTATTTCACATCGGCATATGACGAAGCGATAGAAACGCAGTCGAATGCGTGGTTTGTGAAAGAAGATCAACTGCATCTATCCGCCATTCAGTATACTGTCGGGTCAGACACCATACCGAATATCCGTGGGATTCTTGATAGTAAAGAATTTGATAAGTATAAAGCTGAAAATCCAGGCGCGAAGCCGTTGAAATACGGACCGGAAATGAAGCGTGATTGGATTCATGTGTTGAATGAGGTGATTGTTCCTTTGGGGGATGAGTTGCGGTGA
- a CDS encoding restriction endonuclease subunit S yields MKSKITPQIRFEHFTDQWQEVEFGSIYEVISGYAFKVSDYVQDGIPIINGESIQHGYINTRNLNFLPQHFADSYKKSILETGDIVLGLNRPIINGRLKIAQIPEALHGSLLYQRAGKIVRLNDTHVDFTYQLLINVISNFVEKKAVGSDQPFISTTLLKKWLIHMPLLEREQEKIGNFLKSLDDSIALQQQELTILKQTKQGFLQKMFPKEGEAVPEVRFPGFTESWKYSRIGEITESYSGGTPSAKNKLYYGGIIPFIRSGEINASNTELFLTESGFNNSSAKIVEKGDILYALYGATSGEVGISQINGAINQAILAIKPKSDNNSNFIMQWLKRQQRSIISTYLQGGQGNLSGSIVKDLIIPIPQNIEEQVVIGTFFKQLDKVITLHEQELEALQQTKKAFLQKMFV; encoded by the coding sequence ATGAAAAGTAAAATTACTCCACAAATCCGTTTCGAGCATTTTACTGACCAATGGCAAGAAGTAGAGTTTGGAAGTATCTATGAAGTGATTTCTGGTTATGCATTTAAAGTGAGTGATTACGTCCAGGACGGTATACCAATAATAAATGGCGAATCGATTCAACATGGATATATCAACACAAGGAATCTAAACTTTCTTCCACAGCATTTTGCGGATAGTTATAAGAAAAGTATCCTTGAAACTGGTGATATAGTATTAGGTTTAAATAGACCTATTATAAATGGTAGATTAAAAATCGCGCAGATTCCAGAGGCATTACACGGCTCATTACTTTATCAGAGAGCTGGAAAAATTGTTCGTTTAAATGATACTCATGTTGATTTTACATATCAATTACTTATAAATGTAATATCAAATTTTGTAGAAAAAAAAGCGGTTGGATCTGATCAACCATTTATCTCAACTACTTTATTAAAGAAGTGGTTAATTCATATGCCACTTTTAGAAAGAGAGCAAGAAAAGATCGGGAACTTTCTCAAGTCTTTAGACGACTCTATCGCCCTTCAACAGCAAGAACTAACCATCCTCAAACAAACAAAACAAGGGTTCTTGCAAAAAATGTTTCCAAAAGAAGGGGAAGCAGTGCCGGAAGTTCGGTTTCCGGGGTTTACTGAAAGTTGGAAGTATAGCAGAATTGGAGAAATTACCGAATCATATTCTGGTGGAACGCCTAGTGCAAAAAATAAATTATACTATGGTGGAATCATTCCATTTATAAGGTCGGGAGAAATTAATGCAAGTAATACTGAATTATTCTTGACAGAAAGTGGATTTAATAATTCTTCAGCTAAAATCGTTGAAAAAGGTGACATATTATATGCATTGTATGGTGCTACTAGTGGAGAAGTTGGTATATCACAAATAAATGGAGCGATTAATCAAGCTATTTTAGCTATTAAGCCAAAGTCAGACAATAATTCGAATTTTATTATGCAATGGCTTAAAAGACAGCAAAGATCAATTATTAGTACTTATTTACAAGGCGGACAAGGAAACCTATCAGGTTCTATAGTAAAAGATTTAATAATTCCAATACCGCAAAATATTGAAGAACAAGTGGTTATCGGTACCTTCTTCAAACAACTAGACAAAGTAATCACCCTACACGAACAAGAACTAGAGGCCCTACAACAAACTAAAAAAGCATTCCTACAAAAGATGTTTGTCTAA